Proteins co-encoded in one Candidatus Tectomicrobia bacterium genomic window:
- a CDS encoding type II toxin-antitoxin system RelE/ParE family toxin: MATYTVRIKRQALKQMRRLPTRIRQQAETIIDSLEEEPTPAGARKLRGRANTWRVRFAESYRLIYEVRRSELIVLVLKVGPRGDIYK; encoded by the coding sequence GTGGCGACCTATACGGTACGCATCAAGCGACAGGCGCTGAAGCAAATGAGGAGGTTGCCCACTCGCATTCGTCAGCAGGCGGAAACCATCATCGATTCTCTCGAGGAAGAGCCGACTCCCGCCGGTGCGAGGAAGCTCCGAGGACGGGCAAACACATGGCGAGTTCGTTTCGCGGAAAGCTATCGGCTGATATATGAGGTGCGCCGGTCTGAATTGATAGTGCTGGTCCTGAAAGTTGGACCGAGAGGAGACATCTACAAATAA
- a CDS encoding type II toxin-antitoxin system Phd/YefM family antitoxin, whose product MKTRIVTADEARKNFSELLNTATYSGDRVEIRRREKVAGYLIGPEDMRLLEALEDRLDAEDAAAALSELERGEDETIPWKKAKKELRAKMTHEEFLEEARENGLEEQAGCLAYVRGGGMKGIVWKIPDPPSGKPDYRRFLDRVYADLRRKQGK is encoded by the coding sequence ATGAAGACAAGAATCGTCACCGCCGATGAGGCCAGGAAAAATTTCTCCGAGTTGCTGAACACGGCGACCTATTCGGGCGACCGGGTCGAGATCCGTCGCCGGGAGAAAGTGGCGGGATATCTCATTGGCCCGGAGGACATGAGGCTCCTTGAGGCCCTGGAGGACCGCCTAGACGCCGAGGACGCCGCGGCGGCGCTCTCGGAGCTGGAGCGTGGAGAGGACGAAACCATCCCCTGGAAAAAGGCCAAAAAGGAGTTGCGGGCGAAAATGACCCATGAAGAGTTCCTGGAGGAGGCGCGCGAAAACGGCCTTGAGGAACAGGCGGGTTGTCTCGCGTACGTCCGCGGAGGCGGCATGAAGGGGATCGTATGGAAAATCCCCGATCCCCCTAGCGGCAAGCCGGACTATCGCAGGTTCCTCGATAGGGTGTATGCCGACCTCCGCCGGAAACAAGGAAAATAA
- the dnaQ gene encoding DNA polymerase III subunit epsilon, giving the protein MREVVLDTETTGLGAKSGHRIVEIGCIELIDRAPSGRIFHSYLNPERDVPDGARQVHGLTRKFLSKHPFFSGVANKLLTFLGDAALIMHNARFDLNFLNAEFSRAGYPPLPQDRAIDTMLLFRCKYPGHPSSLDAVCERYNVDVTDRVTHGALRDAKLLVKVYLKLLADPTAPPSPGPGDPQYFFIKMAEIRLLKREGKFEEAEALLNQLLGVAEAESKKNRFGVFPFPYEQLAIIFRKKKDYEREIAILRRYEQQAHIDGPYSQMLTKRLRRSIELLARLQEKDRC; this is encoded by the coding sequence GTGCGTGAGGTCGTGCTCGATACAGAAACGACGGGTCTTGGCGCTAAGAGCGGCCATCGCATTGTCGAAATAGGTTGTATCGAATTAATCGACCGCGCCCCTAGCGGTAGGATTTTTCATTCTTATTTGAATCCTGAGCGAGATGTTCCAGATGGTGCGCGTCAGGTGCATGGACTGACACGAAAATTTCTTTCGAAGCATCCGTTCTTTTCGGGGGTCGCAAACAAATTGCTGACATTTCTCGGCGATGCTGCTTTGATCATGCACAATGCCAGATTTGATTTGAACTTTTTGAATGCCGAGTTTTCGCGGGCGGGGTATCCACCTTTGCCGCAAGATCGAGCCATTGACACCATGTTGTTATTTCGGTGCAAGTACCCTGGGCATCCTTCTTCTTTGGATGCAGTATGTGAGCGGTATAATGTGGACGTCACGGATCGTGTGACACATGGCGCATTGCGTGATGCGAAATTGCTGGTGAAAGTCTATTTGAAGTTGCTTGCCGATCCGACAGCGCCACCAAGTCCAGGGCCGGGCGATCCGCAGTATTTCTTCATCAAAATGGCAGAGATTAGATTGCTCAAACGAGAGGGCAAGTTTGAAGAGGCAGAAGCTCTTCTAAATCAACTTCTGGGGGTCGCAGAAGCAGAAAGCAAGAAAAATCGGTTCGGTGTTTTTCCGTTCCCATATGAGCAACTCGCCATCATCTTTCGAAAGAAGAAGGATTACGAAAGGGAAATAGCGATTCTTCGTAGATACGAGCAACAGGCCCATATTGATGGGCCATATTCGCAGATGCTTACAAAAAGGCTCAGACGATCGATAGAACTCCTTGCGAGACTGCAAGAGAAGGATCGCTGTTAG